Proteins from a genomic interval of Pseudoalteromonas sp. MEBiC 03607:
- a CDS encoding arginyltransferase → MTEHLPARLGLSQQFDCSYLPNRQEQLLVILDPSCYGPDRFEELLALGFRRSGDQIYRPHCPSCNACNSVRVLAQQFTPSKSQKRKMNKAKKRFTVSYSDHERAEYYPLYSKYITQRHQDGSMYPPEQNQYASFLFCKWLPVTFIELRDEDRLVAVAVTDCMKNSLSAIYTFFDPDYEQYSIGSIMIMEQIEFAKQQAKEFVYLGYQIDECNKMKYKTQFLPAQKHIGDQWLAI, encoded by the coding sequence ATGACTGAGCATTTACCCGCAAGACTAGGTTTAAGCCAACAATTTGATTGTAGTTATTTACCAAATCGCCAAGAACAACTATTGGTTATTCTTGATCCAAGTTGTTATGGCCCTGATAGGTTTGAGGAACTACTTGCTTTAGGGTTTAGGCGAAGTGGTGATCAGATTTATCGTCCCCACTGCCCAAGTTGTAATGCTTGTAACTCAGTGCGGGTGCTTGCACAGCAATTTACTCCTTCAAAATCGCAAAAGCGTAAAATGAATAAAGCCAAAAAGCGCTTTACTGTTAGCTATAGTGATCATGAACGTGCTGAGTATTACCCACTGTACAGTAAGTACATCACGCAAAGACACCAAGATGGCTCTATGTATCCTCCCGAGCAAAATCAATACGCGAGCTTTTTATTTTGCAAATGGCTTCCTGTGACTTTTATTGAGTTGCGTGATGAGGATCGGTTAGTCGCAGTCGCGGTTACCGATTGTATGAAGAATTCACTTTCAGCTATTTATACTTTTTTTGACCCAGATTATGAACAATACAGTATCGGCAGTATTATGATCATGGAACAAATTGAGTTTGCAAAACAACAAGCAAAAGAATTTGTCTATTTGGGTTATCAAATCGATGAATGCAACAAAATGAAATATAAAACTCAATTTTTGCCGGCACAAAAGCATATTGGCGATCAGTGGTTGGCGATTTAA
- the infA gene encoding translation initiation factor IF-1, which translates to MAKEDVIEMQGTVLDTLPNTMFRVELENGHVVVAHISGKMRKNYIRILTGDKVTVEMTPYDLSKGRIVFRAR; encoded by the coding sequence ATGGCGAAAGAAGACGTAATCGAAATGCAAGGTACGGTCCTTGATACTTTACCAAATACAATGTTCCGAGTTGAGCTAGAAAACGGTCACGTAGTTGTGGCTCATATCTCTGGTAAAATGCGCAAAAACTACATCCGCATTTTAACTGGCGACAAAGTAACCGTAGAAATGACTCCTTACGATTTATCGAAAGGTCGCATCGTATTCCGTGCTCGCTAA